The segment TTAATTGTCATTGAATTTGTTTCAGGAGATGGTTCGGAAGAACAAGATAAAACCCCTTGGGAGGGAAAATTCTGGCTTTATGAAACGGTTATTCATGCCGGATATTATGCTATTTATGAGGTAGAATTGGCTAGAGTACAAGTCTATCAATTATCAGCCAATCATTATGAATTAATCGAACCCAATGAACGGGGACATTACCCCATTGCAGAGATGGGAGTAGAATTAGGAATTTGGAAAGGAATTTATCAAAATCTAGAATTACCTTGGTTACGTTGGTGGGATAGTCAAGGAAATTTATTATTAATGGGTCATGAATTAGCCGAACAAGAAAGACAAGCTAAGGAATTAGCTGAACAAATGGCTATTGAAGAAAGACAAGCGAGAGAATCGGTTGAACAACGTTTATTAGAACTTGAACAAAGATTAAGAGAGGCAGGACTTTAAACCGTAATATAGTCATTTCAAGGTAAGAATACAACAGAGATTGAGCTACGAAGGCTATCACAACGATAAAGTAGGTGTCTTACTTTAAATTGAAATGACTATAATAATTACTAATATGAAAAATTGTATTTAAACCCGACAATTTTCTAAACGAGAGAAAAAATGAAACAGAATAATTGTTACATCAATATCGCCAATTTCAGCTATTTTTAAAAAGAAATGAGGAAAATAACCTTGTGCCGTTGAATGGAAGATATCAGAATAAAGATCATTATAGCTGAACCATCCGTCTTGGTTCCTCGAACGGAGATAATCACCAAATTTATTCCACATTTCTTGATTATTTTCTATTCCATTGAAATTGTTGATGATTTTCTTCTGCATCCTAAAGGAATAATCTCCAGCATCTGTATTAGCCCAAATAGAATCAATTTTACGCAGGAGGTGACAGGGTAATTTATCTATATCTTCTAATCTTAACCATCCTTCTTCTAAACGATTCGCAGCTTGAAGAATAAGTTCATAGGTTTGATAGTCAGCTTGTTTATACTTGTTTCTTTCTTTTCCAGAGAGAATTTTTTCAAGCTTGCTATAATCAATATTTTTTTCGCTTTTGAGTTCAATTTTTTCTTCTTTAGAAAGTGATTCTAAGACTTTGTTGTCTGATTGAATTTGATTAAACTCTGATTCGACTAACGTTGGTATAATCTTAGTTAGCTGCTCACCAAACTGATATTTAAGGTCTTCAATACTTTTGTATGGAGTGTAAAAATGACCCAATTGATCAAGTTTTTCTTTAAACTTAAGTAATGTATTAATCTCAGGAGTAATTCGACTTAAGTTAATTTGAGAGTCTTTAAAATAAGTATAAATTAGCGGTTTATTATTTTCTTTGAATTTCCCAAAAGCTGTGTCAAATTCTTCTTCAGTATATTGACCCACTTTAGTTAGAAAGAGACTTACAAATACATCACATTCCTTAATGGCTTTATTATATTCATCTTGTAAACGAGTAGCTGACATTGCATCAATAAAATCTTCCCAGAGTTCCAAGTGTAAGAAAATACTTTTTTTGATATATTCTTTGTTTTTGCGGTTGATAAAAATCTCAAATTCTTTCCTATCCTCTTTTAATTCTAATGAAGACGCTAGAAAGATTTTAATAGTTTTAACAGCCATCATGGTTTACCCTATTCCACTACTTTAACCTTGGTTTCTATTATTGTAGTACCCTTCTCTCAA is part of the Rippkaea orientalis PCC 8801 genome and harbors:
- a CDS encoding Uma2 family endonuclease; protein product: MATKPIETRQTIELPDHTQLPDRDNNFVKNFQEHPQSILLTESITPILEIIHPDHHYCIGQDSDIYWRLTDPIERGVVAPDWFYVPNVPPTLKGKPRRSYVLWQEMISPLIVIEFVSGDGSEEQDKTPWEGKFWLYETVIHAGYYAIYEVELARVQVYQLSANHYELIEPNERGHYPIAEMGVELGIWKGIYQNLELPWLRWWDSQGNLLLMGHELAEQERQAKELAEQMAIEERQARESVEQRLLELEQRLREAGL
- a CDS encoding GUN4 domain-containing protein, which produces MMAVKTIKIFLASSLELKEDRKEFEIFINRKNKEYIKKSIFLHLELWEDFIDAMSATRLQDEYNKAIKECDVFVSLFLTKVGQYTEEEFDTAFGKFKENNKPLIYTYFKDSQINLSRITPEINTLLKFKEKLDQLGHFYTPYKSIEDLKYQFGEQLTKIIPTLVESEFNQIQSDNKVLESLSKEEKIELKSEKNIDYSKLEKILSGKERNKYKQADYQTYELILQAANRLEEGWLRLEDIDKLPCHLLRKIDSIWANTDAGDYSFRMQKKIINNFNGIENNQEMWNKFGDYLRSRNQDGWFSYNDLYSDIFHSTAQGYFPHFFLKIAEIGDIDVTIILFHFFSRLENCRV